Below is a window of Escherichia coli DSM 30083 = JCM 1649 = ATCC 11775 DNA.
TCGTGCGGCATTTGATGACTGGTTTGCCCGTTATCGGGGGCGTTTGCAACAAGACGAGATTACCGATAGTGAGCGTCAGCAACTGATGCAAAGCGTTAACCCGGCTCTGGTGTTGCGCAACTGGTTGGCGCAACGGGCGATTGAAGCGGCAGAAAAGGATGATATGACGGAATTGCACCGCCTGCATGAGGCGTTGCGAAATCCTTTCAGCGACAGAGATGATGACTATGTCAGTCGTCCACCCGACTGGGGTAAACGGCTGGAAGTCAGCTGCTCGAGTTAAAGGCTACTTGGTCAACAGCAGCTTGCCAGCCTGAGTTTTACGGAGCAGATATTCTTGCCCGTCATGATCGATAATCAGTTTGCCATCCGGACCTAACAGTGTCTGGCTGGTAATTCGCCGGATGGGCTGCGGGGAAGCGGTCTTGTGACTGGCATCCGTTTCAGGCGTGAGTTTTCTGCTATCCGTATAACGCATAAAAATTAATAATAATTTATATAACAATGATTCTTATTATCAATATTATGGCGGGCCAGAGCAAGTAGTAATTTGTTGAGAAGACAACAAGTTGCGCAGAAATGCCCATCCCGTCAGGAATGGGCACGCATTCAGAAGCGAGTATCTACCGCAGAGGCGAGTTTTTCGACCAGGCGTTCGGTATCTTCCCAGCCCAGACACGGGTCGGTAATGGATTGACCGTAAGTGAGCGGCTGACCGCCGACGATTTTTTGCGTTCCTTCGCGCAGGAAACTTTCCGCCATAATTCCAGCAATCGCCGTAGAGCCATTGCGGATTTGCTGACAAATATCCTCACAAACTTCTAACTGGCGACGGTGCTGCTTCTGGCAGTTACCGTGGCTGAAATCCACCACCAGATGTTCAGGTAAATCAAACTCGTGCAGCGTATCGCAGGCTGCGGCGA
It encodes the following:
- the hemP gene encoding hemin uptake protein HemP, which translates into the protein MRYTDSRKLTPETDASHKTASPQPIRRITSQTLLGPDGKLIIDHDGQEYLLRKTQAGKLLLTK